GTCCAATAGAACCTAGTTTGTTTCTTtcattatatatatgtatattgtaAAAGATTATTATTTGTTTCTAATAGAGTTCCACCCTCATGAACATAATTCCATAATATTAACAACAATTACACCCAGCCACGATCTAGTTTAGGAATGTGATCTCCATAGGCCCAAACTAGATAGGAACTGGTTTTCCCTCTCATTTCAACCAGACTAGTCCATGGTGGTATAAACTTCAAACtggcattttttttctttaaaaaggaAAATCAACATTTAGATTGGATCAAATTTCTCACAACACCCCCCCCCCCGGCAGTCAATCCCGAACCCTTAGTTCTAAGGCCTAGAACCAGCCGCTAGCTAGGTCAAACAACAAAtcaacaattaattaattttactggAAAGTGTTTCCTTTGATGGTACATTGTTTCATAGTCCATTTTCTCAACAGTTATTGAACATAAAAAAACAAATAGACCCAAGTATGTTTAAATTAAGGTGCCAAAACATATGCCATAGTTAGAAGTATCTAGTGATAAAAATAATCTCACAACATCTAAGAGAGTCAAGAAATAGGTACAAAAAATCAGACTTGAAAAATATACAACATCAAGGAAATAAGCGTGATTATATCATTGCAGCATATTTCCTAGGCAATTTCTTTAAATAAACAGCACAAACATAGTAGAAGCtatcaaaagaaaaaaatcattTGTACATCAATAAAGCTGACGGGTGATGTTCAATAGCCATTCCATTAAGAGAACTGGTTTTCCCTCTTGAGACTTATCAAATGCCTTAAGCTTGAATGTTACATAATGCATTCATCTTTCTCCTTTTTCCTCTTTTATGGATACAGAAGCATACAACTTAATGGACAACAAAGAAAAATTGAAATTGTATACTTTTTGTCCATCAAATTATGCATACAACAATATATTCAACTTCTTATGATTGTGACCAATTTGAAATTATTaactataatatataaaataggaACAACACCATCAGGTCATAGGTAGATTTTTTTTGTTAAGCTGAGAATGTATGGGAAGTGAAAGTTCTCATAATCataaattgaatttcaaaaaatcaTAGATAAATATGTAAACCTTCACATGAACAgataattttattcaatcaatttacgcTGGACAATAgaactctaaaaataaatttacttttCTCAATTTTCTCCATGATTTCCCGCCATCCAAACAGAAAAGGAAACAAAGCAATAATACGTATTTTAGTCTCTCCcatccaattaaaaaaaaaaaaaaactcaagccTCGCCAATGAACAGAATGCATGAAAGgtaaataaatcaaaataatgAAATTCAAATATTATTCTATCCTCATAAAAACCAGAAAACCATTTCAGTTAGTTTCCGTATACTAAAACACACACACAGAGCATAAGATCCAAAAATTTTCCTCTCAAATTGCTCACTTTCCTACTAACCagggaaaaaaattaaatatgaagcaTACCGTATTGGAAGGCCCAGCTCTCGGTCGCTTGAAAGTCGTTAAAGAAGCCCAACATTGAACCTTGGCTCAACCACAGTACTCCAGTACTTCAAAATGCTTATCGCTGCAACTTGTCATACGATGATTTATTAGATTAGAGAGTTAACTCAATAATTGAGAATCGGTTGAAGATCTAGAGAAGCAGATAATGAAATGTACCTAGTTTTTGATTTGGTAGATAGCCACTcaacaagaaagaagaaaaagaacaaAAAAGCAGAGACACTAATTTTTCTCCAATGTTTAGAATCTTCACTTTTTTGTTGGAGTAATAATTTATAACGAAGGCAAATCCatactgaaagaaatatcttgaaTCGTTTTTCAGTGGTAGATGAAAATGAATTTTTGGTAGAGGGTTTCATTTGCCATCGTCAGGCAGAAAAAGAAGATATAGAAATGGAAGGGTAGTTAAGTAATTTAATATGCAGACACACACTTTCCCCTCTGAATGCTTATTTTCTCTTCGATTTGGAGAGAAAAAACACAGAGAAAAATAATCTCAACTTTCCTTCCCTCTATTATTTTCTCACCTTTATCCAAACAAGAGAAAGAGTCATATCAAAACTATTTTCTCCTGcttattttctttcctctccCTTTTTCCCCTTTCCAAACAGAGTGTTAatttttactctttttttttaatgtagTACGGAAATTTAGTTTGACTTGAGGCACATAAATAGTGCACGGCCCTAAATTTAGCTTgcaaaaattgaatcgaatttgCCTCATTCCATTGGTAAACAGGATCATTGACCGTTGATGATCCGTGCCACACAAATACGCAGTCAAATCCAGGAGTCTCTGTGTGCGACAGATTGACACGGAATCATCATTACCGCTACGGTCGAAAAACCGGCagctttattaattattattattccagataaatattttttttatttatcttttcctATTTCTCATTTGACCCTCCTCTGCCTCTGATTGCGCTTACTGCTCAAGAACACTGAAATACGGtttcaatttcaaatttcaaataaaatccATTATCGTAAAtaacaattaattattttaaggaAAGAGAAAACCAAAATGGTTAATTAAGAGGCCAATGCCCATTTCTATTTGCTTCGCAGACGAAAATCCTTGAAAGTCCAAGAAGCGAAGAGGAGGAAAGGAAATTTGTGTAAGCGGTTTTGAATCTTCTAATCTTTGATCAATCATCACTTCTGTGGTTCACTAAAGTAATGGCTGGGTAAGAATCTCTctgtctttcttttttttctcgtTCTTAGTGGACCATACGGAAGAACCGATTGGAATAGTTGCATTGTTGATCCTCATTGCTCAGTTGGGTTGCTGTTACTTCCTCTTCTAGTTACCATTTGATGTTGAGCTGATATTGGCATGAAAGATGATTTTGGGTATTGAAGCACGTAACTGttgttaataataataacaaaataataatttataatgctGGTTAGGTCATTTTCTGGGAACGGTAGTTGATAAATACATCATGGAGAAAGCTACTAGCTTTTGCTAGCTAGGAGCCTAGGACTGAATATTACAGGATGTTAAGGTAGCCTTAACTTGTTTAATTTAACATGGGAGAGAACTATCCTTTAATGATGATTGATTCTGTTTGGGGTATCTGCGTGAAGTTTAGTTGATTATTTTTTGGGCAATGGGTGTCACGTGAATCTTCTATGCTCATTGGAGTTTAGATGTTAGGAAAATTAGTATTTGTAGGAGATAAGGAAGTAATTATGCCCAACCTTTACAAACTCGAAATATGAAATCTCATTTGTGTGCATAAGCACTTGCTATTTTCTTGTTAATGTTGTAATGGTTCTCTTAAAGTGCTGTAGTATGGGAGCTCTCTTCTCTTGATGATTGTCTTGTTTAGTTGCATTGCCAATTTTCTTAATTTGCAGTTAGATGTTTGCACGTTTAAGCCTTTCTTTATCCCATCTTTAAGGCACACATCAGATCACTTGGAAATAACTGGGAGTTAATCAATTTTTCTTCCTGCTTCCTTCtgttgtattgagaatgtttagaTGTTTTAAGCTCAAGTTATGAGTCTGAGACAACTTATTTAAAATTGAATGTTATTGAACTCATGACTTTCAATAAAAAGAATGTGGGTGTAGTTAGGATCAGTGATGCAGGAAACAAATATTTCTATATGTTTACcattaattcataattttatatgTTTGGAGGAACATTCCCACTTAATACTGTTTGCCTTTtcatttaagaaattaaaatacagCTGAAGTATATTATAGTTTTAGTTCAGACTCAATGTAACTTTTATATGAGGTTTGTTGGTGGCCGCTGGGCTAAGAATTCAAGTTAGAGGCAAgttctcatttttattttatgtaaaatattGATCTTGATGGTCACATGTTTTAAATATCTGATCATATGCATAATGTATGCTTCAACTGTTTTTCTCTTCTCAATTTTTTTGGTCTATGATTGTTTCTCTGGGCGTATCTTCACTACACTTGCAGTGAGTTTAAAGAGAAATCTGATTATGGTTACTTTGGATCTTTAGATTGAAGGATTCATACATCATGTGCCTATGTCATACAGATTGCTGATTTGTTGTATTATTTTTGTAGACCATCATGGCTAGTGGATGGTCATAGATTTGCAAGAAAAATCAAGAGTGCATCTAATCCTGAAAAGGTGATATGGGAGAGCAATCCATCTAAAGCTTGTCCAAATTGCCACCATGCTATTGACAACAGTGATGTAACCTCTCCTATGTATCTGTTCTACTCATTTATTTTCATATATTTGATTCATTTATCTGGGAGTTGGAAACTTCTTTCAAGGTTACAGCTTACAATTATGCCTGCCAATTGTTTTGCAAAATCAGCTCCAGTTCTGAGTTCTATTTTTTCTGGTAGTGTACAAGTATTATGACTAGGGAGTATGTGTTGATGTGTCTATTATTAAATATTGAAACTTCACTAAAATATTTCTAGGTGAGAAATATTAATCTCAAAATCAAATTGATGATTTACTGCATTTGGGTTATGCACAGCATACACACTGcccataatattataaatttgaaAATGGTATAGTAAACTTCTTGTTGCCCTTTTGGCATTTATCCAGCATGTTGGCCACAATCATCTGATAGAAAGATACCACTCTTGTTTCATGATACTTCTTTTAGAAACATGCTACAGGCATCGCGTCAAAGATGTTTTAATTGCTAGGAGAATATGAAACTTTCAATGTATGCATAATCTCAACCTGCAGCATTCATTCTCTTCCATCTCCTTCTCTCTTATTAGTCAATGATTGTACTATATTTCATTTTATTGGTAAAACATATTTTGCCTATAAAGAAAATTCCattaaaaaagggaataaaaCAAACAAAAAATTGATAAGCAATTAGCAATCAAGAAGTGTTGTTTTGAAGGATTAATAATAACCCAACTCTCAATAATATCTGCTTGATTCAAAGGATGCATTAGCATAATAATCATAAATTCTTGGTAATCTTTTATGGTTAGTCAAACACAATAATGACTCATGATTGAGAATCACATACCTAAGCATCATATTCCTAGCAAGAGCAATTACCAAAGGTATAAATTGTAAACTAAATGCTACCCAAGTATTTAGAAACATGCTTTGTTAATACTTTTGCTATTTGCGTAGAACATGATGCCACACAATGAACTATAATGACATGATTTTCTCATTCATTGTTCTATTGTATGATTCATTCCTTTACATTCTATTGCAACTTAACAAAAAGAAATTTCACtgttgtattattattttttttttcgggTCCAATAGATAGGTATTCCATTTCATTGCAACAAGGAAGTAGCTTGATACAGATAAAGCTAACTCCCATAAAATTATTACTGTTGTATTCTTACTGTACAGGTAAAAGGTACCTAAGATTTTAGATGCCTCCAACTTAGTGCACCCTCTGTATTGCACATCTTCCTGTGTGCTTTTAAAAGATGCATATAAAGatttttactgtttatttggCATGAAGTTGGCATAAGTTTAAATGTTTACCTTAGACTTTATATGTTTTTCAACATGGTCCTTGAACAATAATTTTATGCAATTAAGTATTTGGAcagtaaaaattataatttatcccttcTAGTTATTGAAACTAATCTTCAATACAAAAATTACATGTGTCTCACTTCTAACTAACTTTTGGTGCCTTTGCTCTTATCGTGATCTAATATGTTTAGTTTTGAAATAAGTTGGATTTTGTTAATTTGTAgattttgtaatttttttcatATTTGAATACTCATAATGCTTATTTGgtattcaatttttaattttcactTTCAATGACgtaataatatttttcttttcagAGTTAGTTATTAATGACATATTATATTAGTGTATGATAAATGTGGCTCTTtctaattaatttgtaatttcaGTGGGGCCTAAATAAGATTCACTTTATCTAGTAATTCCTCAATGGCAGAATATGTACAATGTCAGCATGggttttaatatttttgtgcatttGCGGACAAAGTAATTCCGCTTAAACTCTAAATtagaactaaaaagaaatttatttGATGAAAAGGTGTAGATTGTCACAATTTTATTGTTTGAGTGCTTAATTTATAAAGTGATCAATCAGAGACCTGCAACAGTGTATAAAGTTAAGCAAAAAAACAAAAACAATGTATAAAGTTAAAGGGAAAACTTGTGCATTCTTAATCTTGTAACATCTTTATAGCTCCTGTAAATATTTACGCACTTAAAACCATCCTGCTTGCAGGTTACTCAAAAGTGGCCTGGACTACCTAGAGGTGTGAAGTTTGATCCAACTGATCAAGAAATTATTTTGCATTTACTTGCAAAAGTTGGTATGGGAGGTTTGGAACCGCATCCTTTCATTGATGAATTCATTCCTACTATTAACAAGGATGATGGAATCTGTTATACCCATCCTCAGAATCTACCAAGTAAGAGTCAAGAGTTCAATTGGATCTGTTAGTGTTATATCTAATCTTCTTGAATTGATGctagatctaaatttttaaatcttAGGTGTCAGGCTAGATGGGAGTGTATCTCACTTTTTTCATAGAGCAATCAAAGCTTACAATACTGGGACTCGAAAGCGTCGTAAAGTTcaaggtgatgattttgccgATGTCCGCTGGCACAAGACTGGCAGGACTAAACCAGTGATATTGGATGGGGTTCAGAAGGGATGCAAGAAAATTATGGTTTTATACATGAGCACAGTTAGGGGTGGCAAAGCAGAGAAAACTAATTGGGTGATGCATCAATATCACCTGGGAACAGGTGAGGATGAGAGGGAAGGAGAGTATGTGGtttcaaaaatattttatcaGCAGCAACAGACTAACAAGGGTGACAAAATTGAAGATGGTTTACATGAAAATATTGATATTATGATCACAAAAGTGGATCCAGTAACTCCCAAGTCTGTGACTCCTGAACCTCCTCGCACAGAAAGGCGATGCCTGGATTTTGATTTGGGAGAGCAACAGACTAACAAGGGTGACATAGTTGAAGATGATTTACCTGAAAATATTGACACTAAGATCGCAAAAGTAGATCCAGTAACTTGCAAATCTGTGACTCCTGAACCTCTTCACACACAAAGGCGATGTCTGGACTTTGATTTGGGAGAAGAGTCTACTGTTATTAATGATTACATAGACCCCTGTACTCAGGTAAAACCTCTTTTCTACCCACACACAAGCGCGCGCACACACATATTCAGTTGCTAAGATATAAGGCTAATTTGTCCAGAATGCAGGACACAGAATTTTCAACGAAATAATTAGAGAGATTATATTACATTTATATTTTGATGAAGAATTCTTGCAAAAAAGGGAGATACTGATGTGTATATTTCCTCCAGTATTCTCCTAAGCATGTGGAAGTTCAGACAGAACCTGAATGTGAATACCCCAATAGTGATGACCAATTCAAGACAGAAAATCTTTCTGAACAAATGGTGGATAATAATGATACTGACATTGAGCAAGAACTAAATTGTTGGGACAGTGAGTTGCAGAATCTGTTGGATTCACAACAGATAGTGGAAGGGCTATCTTTGTGTGATGAGCTCCTTCAAAGCCAATCTCCTAACAGGTATGGAAATGGAAATGAAAGAGCCAATCAGAAACCCCGTCTTTCTGATTATGCCCAGTTAGGACCAGAGGATTTAAAGAAGGATCTGGAGGAGTGTCAAAATCTGGTCCTTGGTCCAGCTAACGTAGAACTTGATACACCTTCAGAGTTCAGACTAAGTCAGCTTGTATGATGTCTTTTCTACCATTTTCTTTTTGCTTTTTGCATTAGGCATAATTTTGTTTTGCTTCTTTATTT
Above is a genomic segment from Hevea brasiliensis isolate MT/VB/25A 57/8 chromosome 17, ASM3005281v1, whole genome shotgun sequence containing:
- the LOC110642020 gene encoding SUPPRESSOR OF GAMMA RESPONSE 1, which gives rise to MAGPSWLVDGHRFARKIKSASNPEKVIWESNPSKACPNCHHAIDNSDVTQKWPGLPRGVKFDPTDQEIILHLLAKVGMGGLEPHPFIDEFIPTINKDDGICYTHPQNLPSVRLDGSVSHFFHRAIKAYNTGTRKRRKVQGDDFADVRWHKTGRTKPVILDGVQKGCKKIMVLYMSTVRGGKAEKTNWVMHQYHLGTGEDEREGEYVVSKIFYQQQQTNKGDKIEDGLHENIDIMITKVDPVTPKSVTPEPPRTERRCLDFDLGEQQTNKGDIVEDDLPENIDTKIAKVDPVTCKSVTPEPLHTQRRCLDFDLGEESTVINDYIDPCTQYSPKHVEVQTEPECEYPNSDDQFKTENLSEQMVDNNDTDIEQELNCWDSELQNLLDSQQIVEGLSLCDELLQSQSPNRYGNGNERANQKPRLSDYAQLGPEDLKKDLEECQNLVLGPANVELDTPSEFRLSQLEFGSQESFLSWGGGKAID